One Salvelinus fontinalis isolate EN_2023a chromosome 27, ASM2944872v1, whole genome shotgun sequence genomic region harbors:
- the akap12b gene encoding A-kinase anchor protein 12b isoform X1 encodes MGAQTSAQPDEKSQEDASAEELSAEVNAISEGDSVVDAKLQQTNGQISISSLIGKVDEQTELHGHSEDNTLTEEVDGVSVSQKEEVPETMDSLQAEVPPQVNGEKDENESPDTNNITSAEEKEVEEKPGEANEVGFKKIFKFVGFKFTVKKDKNEKTEPVQLLTVKDKDVEEGETSGSEETKEEATTTGEEVKSEKEKATEPDTSTIEADATPVDAPSETVDGEAAEAVREEAAEGAAVEATEKEPEDQAATNPPGQETTQSPFRRFFTQGIFFNLRKKASIKKPKEEEPKEKAAEEELKEGEETAEDVVEEDGEKAKEEVEGEVKEVEPVTTPEEAKPDYSTETETVEAPVKEIKEEVQVEVAVEMSEAGISDNAKPAEEKVEEAVEADNAPVEVNTEAELLSSQEKVKAQGSPLKKLFTGAGLKKLSTKKQKKDKKDAEAKLTESGEQAAELQTSTDSAEVQKPDSGASSPEESGEHAIGVESAQAEASQEADGEVTSSDEGKKKEGIMPWSSFKKLVTPKKRIKRPSESEDEATGEKAKSGTLSSTESAVFVEKEKEKEPEPTEEDPKTETTEKLEGSTEESKRMKMDTSVSWEALMCMGGNKKRTRKTSDSEDEDTKIEEEAPQAGEEPAKTAESPLGSSREADQENTVSSPEPSTSPAAGESPWDTLKRLVTHRKKPKAEEKTDESGAEPVVSDSEISKEDSSFSLRKLIPGRRKKKQLSSDLGSGEEDSDTPAVVPLSEYDNEHAKTKEEAEFEMTVETVDAKEAARITQAQSSTEERSPSWISATAVVEDLQEIPHDQLSDIPEEGAATPKSADTTVTEDIVEQTSEAVTCLEQEPELSVAEVTVKMIPDMSGEKTPVPHEPEPESLEVLQEAVELVNELPSLTSVEITEVQLENAASIPEPTPPIEFTESESKVVLMVHKETEATAICTGLGTKEIAKVAVEKPVIPTVECLAEISDALSAELPVEDKADPTEAADFIEEPMFEAQVEQVESTFLETSVEKTIEDIPEPEIATEGKEPEVEKLAVINDIQTEAEIIEAPVVTENTPRVELVDPITPTVEESIAADIVEISEEPVVEVKSEEMEVEETAAIKDIAPVEEVNEPIAREMATSLTDFDPATVTEVCEAAIAVVAPAEEFIIVKETVCLISPPSVKTQQVEVPEAVVVETVSVAVAEPAGDYQIQVKVTEVGVTEAEQTKEAETMEERGLVIAQVVILNAVEKVSEAEAEPESPACINATVTPEDALPVQAVAMIEKEIEQIAEEKPVIAETPVVQVRAPAPETPAEEPAAPEAQAEAENPPNEVHEAVQVIETIPVIVEITESIMEEVNKEAEDVVKEGVEEIKQEVELKQAVEVNISEEKVVEVEVVVKLEQTESESYGKVEEEIKKVKSNVEAVEVQEVLQAEVIKLVQEVIAEVPVPEAADEKSEAAVVTEETPVPEGPTETPKAPAQPKETTAEVVGPHTVHVVNQAAQIIEEKEAKEIQMEEVVEIDPIVSAPGTKEALAKEVTPAPESTPDTPAVTASQEAPANIVEEEVAVAMAVTVARPAEAGVEKAMPVKRVEVMAQVIEVIEEAVREIEPVSSTELTATS; translated from the exons CTCCAGCAGACGAATGGACAGATCTCCATTTCCAGTTTGATTGGGAAGGTAGACGAGCAGACAGAGCTCCATGGCCACTCAGAGGACAACACACTAACAGAGGAAG TTGATGGCGTGTCCGTGTCTCAGAAGGAGGAGGTTCCTGAAACAATGGACTCCCTCCAGGCTGAGGTGCCCCCTCAGGTGAACGGAGAGAAGGATGAGAATGAGTCACCTGACACAAACAACATCACCTCTGCAGAGGAGAAGGAGGTCGAGGAGAAACCAGGCGAAGCCAATGAGGTGGGCTTCAAAAAGATCTTTAAGTTCGTTGGCTTCAAGTTCACTGTGAAGAAGGACAAGAATGAGAAGACGGAGCCGGTGCAGCTGCTGACGGTGAAGGACAAGGacgtggaggaaggagagaccaGCGGGTCTGAGGAAACTAAAGAGGAAGCCACCACTACAGGGGAGGAGGTCAAATCTGAGAAGGAGAAGGCAACTGAGCCAGATACCTCCACCATTGAGGCTGACGCCACTCCAGTGGATGCCCCATCTGAGACCGTGGATGGAGAGGCTGCAGAGGCAGTCAGAGAAGAGGCTGCAGAGGGAGCTGCGGTGGAAGCTACAGAGAAAGAGCCTGAGGACCAAGCTGCAACTAACCCACCTGGCCAGGAGACCACTCAGTCCCCCTTCAGAAGGTTCTTTACACAGGGAATCTTCTTCAACCTGCGCAAGAAGGCAAGCATCAAGAAGCCCAAAGAGGAGGAACCAAAAGAGAAAGCTGCCGAGGAGGAGTTAAAGGAGGgagaggaaacagcagaggatgtggtggaggaggatggagagaaagcaaaggaagaggtggagggagaggtgaaggaggtgGAACCAGTGACAACACCAGAGGAGGCTAAGCCTGATTATTCCACAGAAACTGAGACAGTGGAAGCACCTGTCAAAGAGATCAAAGAGGAGGTCCAAGTCGAGGTTGCAGTAGAAATGTCAGAAGCCGGTATTTCTGACAATGCCAAACCAGCGGAAGAGAAAGTTGAAGAGGCTGTGGAAGCAGACAACGCCCCAGTTGAGGTCAACACCGAGGCTGAGCTGCTCTCATCCCAGGAGAAGGTCAAGGCCCAGGGAAGCCCACTGAAAAAGCTCTTCACTGGGGCTGGCCTGAAGAAGCTCTCTACCAAGAAACAGAAGAAAGACAAGAAAGACGCAGAGGCCAAGCTGACCGAGTCTGGGGAACAGGCGGCTGAACTCCAGACCTCCACAGATTCAGCAGAGGTCCAGAAACCCGACAGTGGGGCCTCATCTCCAGAGGAGTCTGGTGAGCATGCCATCGGGGTGGAATCTGCCCAAGCTGAGGCCAGCCAAGAGGCTGATGGAGAGGTAACCAGCTCAGATGAAGGGAAGAAGAAAGAAGGTATCATGCCCTGGTCCTCCTTCAAGAAGCTGGTGACGCCCAAGAAACGCATCAAGAGGCCCTCTGAGAGTGAGGACGAGGCAACTGGTGAGAAAGCCAAGTCGGGCACCCTGTCCTCCACTGAGAGTGCCGTGTTtgtggagaaagagaaagagaaggagccgGAACCCACTGAGGAGGACCCAAAAACTGAAACCACTGAAAAGCTGGAGGGCAGCACCGAGGAGTCCAAAAGGATGAAGATGGACACCTCAGTCTCATGGGAGGCCCTTATGTGTATGGGCGGCAATAAGAAAAGGACCAGGAAGACCTCTGACTCTGAAGATGAGGATACCAAAATCGAAGAGGAGGCGCCACAAGCTGGAGAAGAGCCGGCTAAGACCGCAGAGTCTCCTCTCGGAAGTTCCAGAGAGGCTGATCAGGAAAACACGGTGTCGTCCCCTGAACCATCGACTAGCCCCGCCGCGGGAGAGTCCCCCTGGGATACTCTCAAGCGCCTTGTCACCCATAGGAAGAAACCCAAAGCCGAGGAGAAGACAGATGAGTCCGGTGCCGAACCGGTTGTCTCAGACAGTGAAATCTCAAAAGAAGATTCCTCATTCTCTCTGAGGAAACTCATCCCTGGACGTAGAAAGAAGAAGCAGCTTTCCTCCGATCTGGGGTCTGGCGAGGAAGACTCTGACACACCAGCCGTGGTCCCCCTCTCAGAGTACGACAACGAGCATGCCAAGACTAAGGAAGAGGCTGAATTTGAAATGACAGTGGAGACAGTGGATGCTAAGGAGGCAGCACGAATCACTCAGGCTCAATCCTCCACCGAAGAGAGATCCCCCTCTTGGATCTCAGCCACGGCTGTTGTGGAAGACCTCCAGGAGATTCCACACGATCAGCTGAGCGACATCCCAGAAGAGGGTGCCGCCACCCCAAAGTCTGCTGACACCACCGTCACCGAGGACATTGTAGAGCAGACTTCAGAGGCTGTCACATGCCTGGAGCAGGAGCCTGAGTTGTCTGTTGCCGAGGTGACTGTAAAGATGATCCCAGACATGTCTGGAGAAAAGACCCCTGTGCCCCATGAGCCTGAGCCAGAGTCTCTGGAGGTCCTGCAGGAGGCTGTGGAGCTGGTCAATGAGCTCCCAAGCCTGACTTCCGTAGAAATCACAGAGGTTCAACTGGAGAATGCTGCGTCCATCCCAGAGCCCACACCGCCGATCGAGTTCACCGAGAGCGAATCAAAGGTTGTCTTGATGGTGCATAAAGAAACTGAGGCCACCGCCATCTGCACTGGCCTGGGCACCAAGGAGATTGCCAAGGTGGCGGTGGAGAAGCCTGTGATTCCCACTGTGGAGTGTCTAGCTGAGATCAGCGATGCTCTGTCTGCTGAGCTGCCAGTGGAGGATAAGGCTGATCCAACTGAGGCGGCTGATTTTATTGAAGAGCCAATGTTTGAGGCTCAAGTGGAGCAGGTCGAAAGCACATTCCTGGAGACCTCCGTAGAGAAGACTATTGAAGATATCCCAGAGCCTGAGATAGCCACTGAGGGTAAAGAGCCTGAAGTTGAAAAGCTAGCCGTGATCAATGATATCCAGACGGAGGCTGAAATCATCGAGGCCCCTGTAGTGACTGAGAACACCCCCAGAGTGGAGCTGGTGGACCCCATCACACCAACTGTCGAAGAATCCATTGCCGCTGACATTGTGGAGATCTCTGAGGAACCTGTCGTTGAGGTCAAAagtgaggagatggaggtggaAGAGACAGCTGCCATCAAAGACATCGCTCCTGTAGAGGAGGTGAATGAGCCCATCGCAAGAGAAATGGCTACCTCGCTAACTGACTTCGATCCGGCCACAGTTACTGAGGTGTGCGAGGCAGCCATTGCTGTTGTAGCCCCTGCTGAAGAGTTCATCATTGTCAAGGAGACTGTGTGCCTAATCAGCCCACCGTCCGTGAAAACCCAGCAAGTGGAGGTCCCGGAGGCCGTGGTGGTGGAAACAGTCTCAGTGGCAGTTGCAGAGCCTGCTGGTGATTACCAAATCCAAGTGAAAGTGACTGAGGTTGGTGTCACAGAGGCCGAGCAGACGAAGGAGGCAGAGACCATGGAGGAGAGGGGCTTGGTCATTGCTCAGGTGGTCATCCTGAACGCTGTGGAGAAAGTGTCTGAAGCAGAGGCTGAACCCGAATCGCCTGCCTGCATCAATGCCACCGTCACACCTGAAGACGCACTACCAGTCCAGGCAGTAGCAATGATAGAGAAAGAGATCGAACAAATAGCAGAGGAGAAACCTGTCATTGCTGAAACTCCTGTAGTCCAAGTTAGAGCACCAGCACCAGAAACTCCAGCAGAGGAGCCTGCTGCTCCAGAGGCACAAGCCGAGGCTGAAAACCCACCAAATGAAGTTCACGAGGCCGTTCAGGTCATTGAGACAATTCCAGTCATAGTTGAAATCACGGAGAGTATCATGGAAGAGGTTAACAAGGAGGCAGAGGATGTTGTCAAAGAGGGAGTTGAGGAGATAAAACAGGAAGTGGAATTAAAGCAAGCAGTGGAGGTCAACATAAGTGAGGAGAAAGTTGTAGAGGTTGAAGTTGTAGTAAAGCTggaacagacagagagtgagtcaTATggaaaggtagaggaggagatcaAAAAGGTAAAGAGCAACGTAGAGGCAGTAGAGGTTCAGGAAGTTCTACAAGCTGAAGTAATCAAGCTGGTTCAGGAAGTGATAGCAGAAGTTCCCGTTCCAGAGGCAGCTGATGAGAAGTCAGAAGCAGCGGTGGTGACAGAAGAGACCCCAGTACCAGAGGGGCCCACAGAGACCCCGAAAGCCCCAGCCCAGCCAAAGGAGACGACTGCTGAGGTTGTGGGCCCACATACAGTACACGTGGTCAATCAGGCGGCACAGATCATTGAAGAGAAGGAAGCAAAGGAAATAcagatggaggaggtggtggaaatCGATCCCATTGTAAGTGCACCAGGGACAAAGGAAGCCCTGGCTAAAGAAGTCACACCAGCCCCTGAATCCACACCAGACACCCCAGCTGTGACTGCCAGCCAAGAGGCCCCTGCTAACATCGTGGAAGAGGAGGTTGCCGTCGCCATGGCTGTGACAGTTGCCAGACCAGCGGAGGCAGGGGTAGAGAAGGCGATGCCAGTGAAGCGTGTGGAGGTGATGGCGCAGGTGATCGAGGTGAtcgaggaggcagtgagggagaTTGAACCTGTCTCATCCACAGAGCTCACAGCTACATCGTGA
- the akap12b gene encoding A-kinase anchor protein 12b isoform X2: MLGTITLTVDGVSVSQKEEVPETMDSLQAEVPPQVNGEKDENESPDTNNITSAEEKEVEEKPGEANEVGFKKIFKFVGFKFTVKKDKNEKTEPVQLLTVKDKDVEEGETSGSEETKEEATTTGEEVKSEKEKATEPDTSTIEADATPVDAPSETVDGEAAEAVREEAAEGAAVEATEKEPEDQAATNPPGQETTQSPFRRFFTQGIFFNLRKKASIKKPKEEEPKEKAAEEELKEGEETAEDVVEEDGEKAKEEVEGEVKEVEPVTTPEEAKPDYSTETETVEAPVKEIKEEVQVEVAVEMSEAGISDNAKPAEEKVEEAVEADNAPVEVNTEAELLSSQEKVKAQGSPLKKLFTGAGLKKLSTKKQKKDKKDAEAKLTESGEQAAELQTSTDSAEVQKPDSGASSPEESGEHAIGVESAQAEASQEADGEVTSSDEGKKKEGIMPWSSFKKLVTPKKRIKRPSESEDEATGEKAKSGTLSSTESAVFVEKEKEKEPEPTEEDPKTETTEKLEGSTEESKRMKMDTSVSWEALMCMGGNKKRTRKTSDSEDEDTKIEEEAPQAGEEPAKTAESPLGSSREADQENTVSSPEPSTSPAAGESPWDTLKRLVTHRKKPKAEEKTDESGAEPVVSDSEISKEDSSFSLRKLIPGRRKKKQLSSDLGSGEEDSDTPAVVPLSEYDNEHAKTKEEAEFEMTVETVDAKEAARITQAQSSTEERSPSWISATAVVEDLQEIPHDQLSDIPEEGAATPKSADTTVTEDIVEQTSEAVTCLEQEPELSVAEVTVKMIPDMSGEKTPVPHEPEPESLEVLQEAVELVNELPSLTSVEITEVQLENAASIPEPTPPIEFTESESKVVLMVHKETEATAICTGLGTKEIAKVAVEKPVIPTVECLAEISDALSAELPVEDKADPTEAADFIEEPMFEAQVEQVESTFLETSVEKTIEDIPEPEIATEGKEPEVEKLAVINDIQTEAEIIEAPVVTENTPRVELVDPITPTVEESIAADIVEISEEPVVEVKSEEMEVEETAAIKDIAPVEEVNEPIAREMATSLTDFDPATVTEVCEAAIAVVAPAEEFIIVKETVCLISPPSVKTQQVEVPEAVVVETVSVAVAEPAGDYQIQVKVTEVGVTEAEQTKEAETMEERGLVIAQVVILNAVEKVSEAEAEPESPACINATVTPEDALPVQAVAMIEKEIEQIAEEKPVIAETPVVQVRAPAPETPAEEPAAPEAQAEAENPPNEVHEAVQVIETIPVIVEITESIMEEVNKEAEDVVKEGVEEIKQEVELKQAVEVNISEEKVVEVEVVVKLEQTESESYGKVEEEIKKVKSNVEAVEVQEVLQAEVIKLVQEVIAEVPVPEAADEKSEAAVVTEETPVPEGPTETPKAPAQPKETTAEVVGPHTVHVVNQAAQIIEEKEAKEIQMEEVVEIDPIVSAPGTKEALAKEVTPAPESTPDTPAVTASQEAPANIVEEEVAVAMAVTVARPAEAGVEKAMPVKRVEVMAQVIEVIEEAVREIEPVSSTELTATS, from the exons ATGCTTGGAACGATAACTCTCACAG TTGATGGCGTGTCCGTGTCTCAGAAGGAGGAGGTTCCTGAAACAATGGACTCCCTCCAGGCTGAGGTGCCCCCTCAGGTGAACGGAGAGAAGGATGAGAATGAGTCACCTGACACAAACAACATCACCTCTGCAGAGGAGAAGGAGGTCGAGGAGAAACCAGGCGAAGCCAATGAGGTGGGCTTCAAAAAGATCTTTAAGTTCGTTGGCTTCAAGTTCACTGTGAAGAAGGACAAGAATGAGAAGACGGAGCCGGTGCAGCTGCTGACGGTGAAGGACAAGGacgtggaggaaggagagaccaGCGGGTCTGAGGAAACTAAAGAGGAAGCCACCACTACAGGGGAGGAGGTCAAATCTGAGAAGGAGAAGGCAACTGAGCCAGATACCTCCACCATTGAGGCTGACGCCACTCCAGTGGATGCCCCATCTGAGACCGTGGATGGAGAGGCTGCAGAGGCAGTCAGAGAAGAGGCTGCAGAGGGAGCTGCGGTGGAAGCTACAGAGAAAGAGCCTGAGGACCAAGCTGCAACTAACCCACCTGGCCAGGAGACCACTCAGTCCCCCTTCAGAAGGTTCTTTACACAGGGAATCTTCTTCAACCTGCGCAAGAAGGCAAGCATCAAGAAGCCCAAAGAGGAGGAACCAAAAGAGAAAGCTGCCGAGGAGGAGTTAAAGGAGGgagaggaaacagcagaggatgtggtggaggaggatggagagaaagcaaaggaagaggtggagggagaggtgaaggaggtgGAACCAGTGACAACACCAGAGGAGGCTAAGCCTGATTATTCCACAGAAACTGAGACAGTGGAAGCACCTGTCAAAGAGATCAAAGAGGAGGTCCAAGTCGAGGTTGCAGTAGAAATGTCAGAAGCCGGTATTTCTGACAATGCCAAACCAGCGGAAGAGAAAGTTGAAGAGGCTGTGGAAGCAGACAACGCCCCAGTTGAGGTCAACACCGAGGCTGAGCTGCTCTCATCCCAGGAGAAGGTCAAGGCCCAGGGAAGCCCACTGAAAAAGCTCTTCACTGGGGCTGGCCTGAAGAAGCTCTCTACCAAGAAACAGAAGAAAGACAAGAAAGACGCAGAGGCCAAGCTGACCGAGTCTGGGGAACAGGCGGCTGAACTCCAGACCTCCACAGATTCAGCAGAGGTCCAGAAACCCGACAGTGGGGCCTCATCTCCAGAGGAGTCTGGTGAGCATGCCATCGGGGTGGAATCTGCCCAAGCTGAGGCCAGCCAAGAGGCTGATGGAGAGGTAACCAGCTCAGATGAAGGGAAGAAGAAAGAAGGTATCATGCCCTGGTCCTCCTTCAAGAAGCTGGTGACGCCCAAGAAACGCATCAAGAGGCCCTCTGAGAGTGAGGACGAGGCAACTGGTGAGAAAGCCAAGTCGGGCACCCTGTCCTCCACTGAGAGTGCCGTGTTtgtggagaaagagaaagagaaggagccgGAACCCACTGAGGAGGACCCAAAAACTGAAACCACTGAAAAGCTGGAGGGCAGCACCGAGGAGTCCAAAAGGATGAAGATGGACACCTCAGTCTCATGGGAGGCCCTTATGTGTATGGGCGGCAATAAGAAAAGGACCAGGAAGACCTCTGACTCTGAAGATGAGGATACCAAAATCGAAGAGGAGGCGCCACAAGCTGGAGAAGAGCCGGCTAAGACCGCAGAGTCTCCTCTCGGAAGTTCCAGAGAGGCTGATCAGGAAAACACGGTGTCGTCCCCTGAACCATCGACTAGCCCCGCCGCGGGAGAGTCCCCCTGGGATACTCTCAAGCGCCTTGTCACCCATAGGAAGAAACCCAAAGCCGAGGAGAAGACAGATGAGTCCGGTGCCGAACCGGTTGTCTCAGACAGTGAAATCTCAAAAGAAGATTCCTCATTCTCTCTGAGGAAACTCATCCCTGGACGTAGAAAGAAGAAGCAGCTTTCCTCCGATCTGGGGTCTGGCGAGGAAGACTCTGACACACCAGCCGTGGTCCCCCTCTCAGAGTACGACAACGAGCATGCCAAGACTAAGGAAGAGGCTGAATTTGAAATGACAGTGGAGACAGTGGATGCTAAGGAGGCAGCACGAATCACTCAGGCTCAATCCTCCACCGAAGAGAGATCCCCCTCTTGGATCTCAGCCACGGCTGTTGTGGAAGACCTCCAGGAGATTCCACACGATCAGCTGAGCGACATCCCAGAAGAGGGTGCCGCCACCCCAAAGTCTGCTGACACCACCGTCACCGAGGACATTGTAGAGCAGACTTCAGAGGCTGTCACATGCCTGGAGCAGGAGCCTGAGTTGTCTGTTGCCGAGGTGACTGTAAAGATGATCCCAGACATGTCTGGAGAAAAGACCCCTGTGCCCCATGAGCCTGAGCCAGAGTCTCTGGAGGTCCTGCAGGAGGCTGTGGAGCTGGTCAATGAGCTCCCAAGCCTGACTTCCGTAGAAATCACAGAGGTTCAACTGGAGAATGCTGCGTCCATCCCAGAGCCCACACCGCCGATCGAGTTCACCGAGAGCGAATCAAAGGTTGTCTTGATGGTGCATAAAGAAACTGAGGCCACCGCCATCTGCACTGGCCTGGGCACCAAGGAGATTGCCAAGGTGGCGGTGGAGAAGCCTGTGATTCCCACTGTGGAGTGTCTAGCTGAGATCAGCGATGCTCTGTCTGCTGAGCTGCCAGTGGAGGATAAGGCTGATCCAACTGAGGCGGCTGATTTTATTGAAGAGCCAATGTTTGAGGCTCAAGTGGAGCAGGTCGAAAGCACATTCCTGGAGACCTCCGTAGAGAAGACTATTGAAGATATCCCAGAGCCTGAGATAGCCACTGAGGGTAAAGAGCCTGAAGTTGAAAAGCTAGCCGTGATCAATGATATCCAGACGGAGGCTGAAATCATCGAGGCCCCTGTAGTGACTGAGAACACCCCCAGAGTGGAGCTGGTGGACCCCATCACACCAACTGTCGAAGAATCCATTGCCGCTGACATTGTGGAGATCTCTGAGGAACCTGTCGTTGAGGTCAAAagtgaggagatggaggtggaAGAGACAGCTGCCATCAAAGACATCGCTCCTGTAGAGGAGGTGAATGAGCCCATCGCAAGAGAAATGGCTACCTCGCTAACTGACTTCGATCCGGCCACAGTTACTGAGGTGTGCGAGGCAGCCATTGCTGTTGTAGCCCCTGCTGAAGAGTTCATCATTGTCAAGGAGACTGTGTGCCTAATCAGCCCACCGTCCGTGAAAACCCAGCAAGTGGAGGTCCCGGAGGCCGTGGTGGTGGAAACAGTCTCAGTGGCAGTTGCAGAGCCTGCTGGTGATTACCAAATCCAAGTGAAAGTGACTGAGGTTGGTGTCACAGAGGCCGAGCAGACGAAGGAGGCAGAGACCATGGAGGAGAGGGGCTTGGTCATTGCTCAGGTGGTCATCCTGAACGCTGTGGAGAAAGTGTCTGAAGCAGAGGCTGAACCCGAATCGCCTGCCTGCATCAATGCCACCGTCACACCTGAAGACGCACTACCAGTCCAGGCAGTAGCAATGATAGAGAAAGAGATCGAACAAATAGCAGAGGAGAAACCTGTCATTGCTGAAACTCCTGTAGTCCAAGTTAGAGCACCAGCACCAGAAACTCCAGCAGAGGAGCCTGCTGCTCCAGAGGCACAAGCCGAGGCTGAAAACCCACCAAATGAAGTTCACGAGGCCGTTCAGGTCATTGAGACAATTCCAGTCATAGTTGAAATCACGGAGAGTATCATGGAAGAGGTTAACAAGGAGGCAGAGGATGTTGTCAAAGAGGGAGTTGAGGAGATAAAACAGGAAGTGGAATTAAAGCAAGCAGTGGAGGTCAACATAAGTGAGGAGAAAGTTGTAGAGGTTGAAGTTGTAGTAAAGCTggaacagacagagagtgagtcaTATggaaaggtagaggaggagatcaAAAAGGTAAAGAGCAACGTAGAGGCAGTAGAGGTTCAGGAAGTTCTACAAGCTGAAGTAATCAAGCTGGTTCAGGAAGTGATAGCAGAAGTTCCCGTTCCAGAGGCAGCTGATGAGAAGTCAGAAGCAGCGGTGGTGACAGAAGAGACCCCAGTACCAGAGGGGCCCACAGAGACCCCGAAAGCCCCAGCCCAGCCAAAGGAGACGACTGCTGAGGTTGTGGGCCCACATACAGTACACGTGGTCAATCAGGCGGCACAGATCATTGAAGAGAAGGAAGCAAAGGAAATAcagatggaggaggtggtggaaatCGATCCCATTGTAAGTGCACCAGGGACAAAGGAAGCCCTGGCTAAAGAAGTCACACCAGCCCCTGAATCCACACCAGACACCCCAGCTGTGACTGCCAGCCAAGAGGCCCCTGCTAACATCGTGGAAGAGGAGGTTGCCGTCGCCATGGCTGTGACAGTTGCCAGACCAGCGGAGGCAGGGGTAGAGAAGGCGATGCCAGTGAAGCGTGTGGAGGTGATGGCGCAGGTGATCGAGGTGAtcgaggaggcagtgagggagaTTGAACCTGTCTCATCCACAGAGCTCACAGCTACATCGTGA